From Micromonospora sp. NBC_01699, a single genomic window includes:
- a CDS encoding mandelate racemase/muconate lactonizing enzyme family protein: MKILDVRCAVIGASPIVRVVTDEGIDGFGEIEYSKPAIHNLVGLYSDLLVGQDPTDVERCMLRIRRFGGFKPWGALVSAIEMALWDVAGKAAGLPVHKLLGGKVRDRVRVYNGGVRPVLRGHQPEDYAESMAAMAAAPEGFTLFKEGVGFHGFMAPNVSGFFYGDLREGPKHPNRGMLTRTGIDHIIACVRAMTDVLGEGRGLALDMGPGFTVPDAITVLRELEPLHIVWAEDLLSGDGVPWVDAGQYREVTRATSIRTHTGEQIYLRNNYKELISTQAVRVIGPDPGDVGGIAELKWIAEYADLHGIQIAPHGVSSGLFGLAALTQVCATLPDNFIAFEYPVPTHDWWYSIVQGLPDPIVVDGFVTVGSAPGLGIELDREATLAHMDPADHHFFDWIPRS, translated from the coding sequence ATGAAGATCCTTGATGTCCGGTGTGCCGTCATCGGGGCCAGTCCGATCGTCCGGGTGGTCACCGACGAGGGCATCGACGGGTTCGGCGAGATCGAATACTCCAAGCCGGCGATCCACAACCTGGTCGGGCTCTACTCGGACCTGCTCGTCGGCCAGGACCCCACCGACGTCGAGCGGTGCATGCTGCGGATCCGCCGGTTCGGCGGCTTCAAGCCCTGGGGCGCGCTCGTCTCGGCGATCGAGATGGCCCTGTGGGACGTCGCCGGCAAGGCCGCCGGCCTGCCGGTCCACAAGCTGCTCGGCGGCAAGGTCCGCGACCGGGTCCGGGTCTACAACGGCGGCGTACGACCCGTGCTGCGCGGCCACCAGCCGGAGGACTACGCCGAGTCGATGGCCGCGATGGCCGCCGCCCCGGAGGGCTTCACCCTGTTCAAGGAGGGCGTCGGCTTTCACGGGTTCATGGCGCCGAACGTGTCCGGGTTCTTCTACGGCGACCTGCGCGAGGGCCCCAAGCACCCGAACCGGGGCATGCTGACCCGCACGGGCATCGACCACATCATCGCCTGCGTACGCGCGATGACCGACGTGCTCGGCGAGGGGCGTGGCCTGGCCCTCGACATGGGACCGGGGTTCACCGTCCCGGACGCCATCACGGTCCTGCGCGAACTCGAACCGCTGCACATCGTCTGGGCGGAGGACCTGCTCAGCGGCGACGGCGTGCCGTGGGTCGACGCCGGGCAGTACCGCGAGGTCACCCGGGCCACCAGCATCCGTACCCACACCGGCGAGCAGATCTATCTGCGCAACAACTACAAGGAACTGATCTCGACGCAGGCCGTACGCGTAATCGGGCCCGACCCCGGCGATGTCGGCGGCATCGCGGAGCTGAAGTGGATCGCGGAGTACGCCGATCTGCACGGCATCCAGATCGCGCCGCACGGGGTCAGCAGCGGTCTGTTCGGGCTGGCCGCCCTTACCCAGGTGTGCGCGACGCTGCCGGACAACTTCATCGCGTTCGAGTACCCGGTGCCGACCCACGACTGGTGGTACTCGATCGTGCAGGGCCTGCCGGACCCGATAGTGGTCGACGGGTTCGTCACCGTCGGCTCCGCGCCGGGCCTGGGCATCGAGCTCGACCGCGAGGCGACGCTGGCCCACATGGACCCGGCCGACCACCACTTCTTCGACTGGATTCCCCGGAGCTGA
- a CDS encoding carbohydrate ABC transporter permease, giving the protein MTRSMFRRPLFAVLTWVALAVVLVWTLWPIVLMIFTSFKPGNEIFAIPPTLTPKHWTLDNYTSVFTESSMPHALVNSIVVGLLVAAATLIFCFSAGYALARFKFKGARSVALFILVGQLVPLTVLLLPLYQMVNKLQLLDTTIGLAFVHLTITVPLVTWMIRNQIAAIPISLEEAAEIDGGSRFDAVSYVTLPIAAPGLAAAGMFAFLQSWHEFLFASVFATSESARTAPVALTEFATEYHVDWGSTMAASVVLTVPVVIVFIALQRYLIGGLTSGAVKG; this is encoded by the coding sequence ATGACCCGGTCCATGTTCCGGCGCCCGCTGTTCGCGGTGCTCACCTGGGTCGCGCTCGCCGTCGTACTCGTCTGGACGCTCTGGCCGATCGTCCTGATGATCTTCACGTCGTTCAAGCCCGGCAACGAGATCTTCGCGATCCCGCCGACGCTCACCCCCAAGCACTGGACGCTGGACAACTACACCAGCGTCTTCACCGAGTCGTCGATGCCGCACGCGCTGGTGAACTCGATAGTCGTCGGCCTGCTGGTCGCGGCCGCCACCCTGATCTTCTGCTTCAGCGCCGGGTACGCCCTCGCCCGGTTCAAGTTCAAGGGCGCCCGGTCGGTCGCGCTGTTCATCCTGGTCGGGCAACTGGTGCCGCTGACCGTGCTGCTGCTGCCGCTGTACCAGATGGTCAACAAGCTGCAACTGCTGGACACCACCATCGGGCTCGCGTTCGTGCACCTCACGATCACGGTTCCGCTGGTCACCTGGATGATCCGCAACCAGATCGCGGCGATCCCGATCTCGCTGGAGGAGGCCGCCGAGATCGACGGTGGCTCCCGGTTCGACGCCGTCAGCTACGTGACCCTCCCGATCGCCGCGCCGGGGCTCGCCGCCGCCGGTATGTTCGCCTTCCTCCAGTCCTGGCACGAGTTCCTGTTCGCGTCGGTGTTCGCCACCTCCGAGTCCGCGCGTACCGCGCCGGTGGCCCTGACGGAGTTCGCGACGGAGTACCACGTCGACTGGGGCTCGACGATGGCGGCCTCGGTCGTGCTGACCGTACCCGTGGTGATCGTGTTCATCGCGTTGCAGCGGTATCTCATCGGCGGACTGACCAGCGGTGCGGTCAAGGGCTGA
- a CDS encoding carbohydrate ABC transporter permease has translation MSTAQTVRRADRPGSRPAGRPGTGATRRGIALMLPAAILMAVLTVVPVIAVLDRALSDTEAFGRLFDAPNFGRVMLNTLVWTLVSVAGALLIGYAAALLLRSPFLRLTGVWRGLFMIPWIIPGVVGATVWRWSLSSDYGLVNHWLVQSGLIEQPIAWLSNPDVVLYAVALIQIWTTAPFVMLMVSAALTGIPAERYEAARLDGASGWQTFAYIVLPAIRSTTWIAVLTLVTWALNSFTIIWVMTSGGPAGASTILPIQLYQAFQRGDQSMVSAIAVLQLAICAVFVAIYARAMRSDLEELS, from the coding sequence GTGAGCACGGCCCAAACGGTGCGTCGGGCCGACCGACCGGGTTCACGCCCGGCCGGCCGGCCCGGCACCGGGGCGACCCGCCGTGGGATCGCCCTCATGCTGCCGGCCGCCATCCTGATGGCGGTCCTGACGGTCGTCCCGGTCATCGCGGTCCTCGACCGCGCCCTGTCCGACACCGAGGCGTTCGGGCGGCTGTTCGACGCGCCCAACTTCGGGCGCGTCATGCTCAACACGCTCGTCTGGACGCTGGTGTCCGTCGCGGGCGCGCTCCTGATCGGGTACGCGGCCGCGCTGCTGCTGCGTTCCCCGTTCCTGCGCCTCACCGGGGTGTGGCGCGGCCTGTTCATGATTCCGTGGATCATTCCGGGCGTGGTCGGCGCGACCGTCTGGCGGTGGAGCCTGTCCAGCGACTACGGGCTGGTCAACCACTGGCTCGTCCAGTCCGGTCTGATCGAGCAGCCGATCGCCTGGCTGTCCAATCCGGACGTCGTGCTGTACGCGGTCGCGCTGATCCAGATCTGGACCACGGCACCGTTCGTCATGCTCATGGTCTCCGCGGCGCTGACCGGCATCCCGGCCGAGCGGTACGAGGCCGCCCGGCTGGACGGCGCGTCCGGCTGGCAGACCTTCGCCTACATCGTGCTGCCGGCCATCCGTTCGACCACCTGGATCGCCGTGCTGACGCTGGTCACCTGGGCGCTCAACTCGTTCACGATCATCTGGGTGATGACCAGCGGCGGTCCGGCCGGTGCCTCGACCATCCTGCCGATCCAGCTCTACCAGGCGTTCCAGCGCGGCGACCAGTCGATGGTCTCCGCGATCGCGGTGCTGCAACTGGCGATCTGCGCCGTCTTCGTCGCGATCTACGCCCGAGCGATGCGATCCGACCTGGAGGAGTTGTCATGA
- a CDS encoding fibronectin type III domain-containing protein: MRNRIIRAGVLAVLTAAAVVGVVTGPAAASPVCEVPNPPPVCEPGDGAGSPTVTLATPVRQPSGLVVSGTAKDPDGSTGVQVQIKIQGVVVATLTANRTSGAYSGTVAARAGSTVCAVAKNQNEGQDRSVCRTFAVQVDPFGSVDEVSPGPAGLRVRGWAIDPDTANPIDTHIYVDGVFARSVNASGSRPDVAGVYPAYGAAHGYDLTLPAGRGQHTVCVYGINVGTGTVNSQLGCGTVTQGGPPGAPSIQVNASPTLPKIWVYVTPASADATGFVIDRSTTGSAGPWTQVHSNGLTGSASFTWEDTTVVQGTGYCYRVQAVNPYGVGISPVVCRDLTLPALPRATNVTVTGVTANSATLNWTDNAVDEAQYRMDIVGVSNHYRPSVAGTGSRASFTFNNLDPGRKYCFQVGPIKPGHGYDPTTEVCATTSTKPTPPPTSTSVRTANLWNCEDSGQAGTVWLFDHGNGSWTRAASAPSSWVDSLCGIPYSQPSASVNLPDGRVVTVVLVIVDGFLCRSDDPSQSACRVWEAGPVLGGAKGIVTSDVML, from the coding sequence ATGCGTAACCGAATCATCCGCGCCGGCGTGCTGGCGGTGCTGACCGCCGCCGCTGTCGTCGGCGTCGTCACCGGCCCGGCCGCCGCGTCACCCGTGTGCGAGGTGCCCAACCCGCCACCGGTCTGTGAACCCGGAGACGGGGCCGGATCCCCGACCGTCACCCTCGCCACCCCGGTCCGCCAACCGAGCGGACTGGTGGTGAGCGGCACCGCGAAGGATCCGGACGGATCCACCGGTGTCCAGGTACAGATAAAGATCCAGGGCGTTGTCGTCGCCACCCTGACCGCCAACCGCACCAGCGGCGCGTACTCCGGCACCGTTGCGGCGCGGGCCGGCAGCACGGTCTGCGCCGTGGCCAAGAACCAGAACGAGGGGCAGGACCGGTCGGTCTGCCGGACCTTCGCCGTACAGGTCGACCCGTTCGGATCGGTCGACGAGGTCTCGCCGGGGCCGGCGGGGCTTCGGGTACGGGGCTGGGCGATCGACCCGGACACGGCCAACCCGATCGACACGCACATCTACGTCGACGGGGTGTTCGCACGTTCGGTCAACGCCTCCGGCAGCCGGCCGGACGTCGCCGGGGTGTACCCCGCGTACGGCGCGGCGCACGGCTACGACCTGACCCTGCCCGCCGGACGCGGCCAGCACACCGTCTGCGTGTACGGCATCAACGTCGGCACCGGCACGGTGAACAGCCAGCTCGGCTGCGGCACGGTCACCCAGGGCGGGCCGCCGGGCGCACCGAGCATCCAGGTCAACGCCTCCCCGACGCTGCCGAAGATCTGGGTGTACGTCACCCCGGCCAGCGCCGACGCGACCGGCTTCGTCATCGACCGGTCGACCACCGGCAGCGCCGGCCCGTGGACGCAGGTGCACAGCAACGGCCTCACCGGCAGCGCCAGCTTCACCTGGGAAGACACCACCGTGGTACAGGGCACCGGCTACTGCTACCGGGTCCAGGCGGTCAACCCGTACGGGGTGGGGATCTCCCCGGTCGTCTGCCGGGACCTGACCCTGCCCGCCCTGCCGAGGGCGACCAACGTCACGGTGACCGGGGTGACGGCGAACTCCGCTACCCTGAACTGGACCGATAACGCGGTGGACGAGGCCCAGTACCGGATGGACATCGTCGGGGTGAGCAACCACTACCGGCCGAGCGTGGCCGGAACCGGGTCACGGGCGAGCTTCACCTTCAACAACCTCGACCCCGGTCGGAAGTACTGCTTCCAGGTGGGTCCGATCAAGCCGGGGCACGGTTACGACCCGACCACGGAGGTCTGTGCGACGACGTCGACCAAGCCCACCCCGCCGCCGACGTCGACCTCGGTCCGTACGGCGAACCTCTGGAACTGCGAGGACAGCGGTCAGGCCGGCACCGTCTGGCTGTTCGACCACGGCAACGGTTCCTGGACCCGGGCCGCCTCCGCACCGAGTAGCTGGGTGGACAGCCTCTGCGGGATTCCGTACTCCCAGCCGTCGGCCAGCGTGAACCTGCCGGACGGGCGGGTGGTGACCGTCGTCCTGGTGATCGTCGACGGTTTCCTCTGCCGCTCCGACGATCCGAGCCAGAGCGCCTGCCGGGTCTGGGAGGCCGGACCGGTGCTCGGCGGTGCGAAGGGCATCGTCACCAGCGACGTCATGCTCTGA
- a CDS encoding ABC transporter substrate-binding protein — translation MTIRPRTTALLAAVAVVVLGVVGVIVFNTTRSSTDSSNTVTWWVPDWDWDVATTLVQQFESENPSLHVEMVKTTGATVANKVSVALDAGNAPDLVTESIARTKTYIGKGQLADLTSLYDDKMPASDFAPGLTDTLSVDGKTYAVPYRWATNALIYNTELFAKAGITTPPTTWAEFIADAKKLTTSTVAGTAWPMQGDPSDLTLRFLDFALQNGTTIENGTPKFTADSVQQALQLMGTSVTEGYATKSSFELDNTGIRDLFLQGRVGMYLGGVFDADTAAKQNFPVGTAIAPGPSGPGVQEGVGWTYIVPAKAENLDGAKKLASFLGRPENMASLTLTFPARVSATQDAKFQTDVRKAYGEQLAKHSIPAPNDPRWTAMIPFVHDTIQEIALGSKSPQEGASAIMAQAEKNLGGAK, via the coding sequence ATGACCATTCGTCCACGCACAACCGCACTGCTCGCGGCGGTAGCCGTGGTGGTGCTCGGGGTTGTGGGTGTCATCGTTTTCAACACCACCCGGAGTTCCACCGACTCGTCCAACACCGTCACCTGGTGGGTCCCGGACTGGGACTGGGACGTCGCCACGACCCTCGTGCAGCAGTTCGAGAGCGAGAACCCCTCGCTGCACGTCGAGATGGTGAAGACCACCGGCGCCACGGTCGCGAACAAGGTGTCCGTCGCGCTCGACGCGGGCAACGCCCCCGACCTGGTCACCGAGTCGATCGCCCGCACCAAGACGTACATCGGCAAGGGACAGCTGGCGGACCTGACCAGCCTCTACGACGACAAGATGCCGGCGTCGGACTTCGCGCCGGGGCTGACGGACACCCTGTCCGTCGACGGCAAGACGTACGCGGTGCCGTACCGGTGGGCCACCAACGCCCTGATCTACAACACCGAGCTGTTCGCCAAGGCCGGCATCACGACCCCGCCCACCACCTGGGCGGAGTTCATTGCCGACGCCAAAAAGCTCACCACCTCGACCGTCGCCGGGACGGCCTGGCCGATGCAGGGTGACCCCAGCGACCTCACGCTGCGGTTCCTCGACTTCGCGCTGCAAAACGGTACGACGATCGAGAACGGCACGCCGAAGTTCACGGCCGACTCCGTCCAGCAGGCATTGCAGCTCATGGGCACCTCGGTCACCGAGGGGTACGCCACCAAGAGCTCGTTCGAGCTGGACAACACCGGGATCCGCGACCTCTTCCTCCAGGGTCGGGTCGGGATGTACCTGGGTGGCGTGTTCGACGCCGACACGGCGGCGAAGCAGAACTTCCCGGTCGGCACCGCCATCGCCCCCGGCCCGAGCGGCCCTGGCGTCCAGGAGGGCGTCGGCTGGACGTACATCGTGCCGGCCAAGGCCGAGAACCTCGACGGCGCGAAGAAGTTGGCGTCGTTCCTCGGTCGCCCCGAGAACATGGCGAGCCTCACCCTGACCTTCCCGGCGCGGGTGAGCGCGACCCAGGACGCCAAGTTCCAGACCGACGTCCGCAAGGCATACGGCGAGCAGCTCGCCAAGCACTCGATTCCCGCCCCGAACGACCCGCGCTGGACCGCGATGATCCCGTTCGTCCACGACACGATCCAGGAGATCGCGCTCGGATCCAAGAGCCCGCAGGAGGGGGCTAGCGCGATCATGGCCCAGGCCGAGAAGAACCTCGGCGGCGCCAAGTGA
- a CDS encoding DUF2267 domain-containing protein, with protein MTYDDFIATVARRTGLTNEQATDLTFATLQTLADRISAGEAQDLADKVPTRLADPLRKPPSSEFADPFDLAEFLNRVRDRAGLDDPQSAPGVAAVFSTLREAVPDYEFDDMRSQLPTGIRQMTEPVNAPGPRG; from the coding sequence GTGACGTACGACGACTTCATCGCCACCGTCGCCCGACGGACCGGGCTGACGAACGAGCAGGCCACCGACCTCACCTTCGCCACCCTGCAAACCCTGGCCGACCGGATCAGCGCGGGCGAGGCACAGGACCTGGCCGACAAGGTCCCCACCCGGCTCGCCGACCCGCTGCGCAAGCCGCCGAGCAGCGAGTTCGCCGACCCGTTCGACCTCGCCGAATTCCTGAACCGGGTACGCGACCGCGCCGGGTTGGACGACCCTCAGTCAGCACCCGGGGTGGCGGCGGTGTTCAGCACCCTGCGCGAGGCGGTGCCCGACTACGAGTTCGACGACATGCGGTCGCAGCTGCCGACCGGCATACGCCAGATGACCGAGCCGGTGAACGCACCCGGACCGCGCGGATAG
- a CDS encoding aldo/keto reductase has product MNDPDQRLPTRPLGATGLDITVLTIGGAPLGSMPGNFGREVPPETGTATALAAIRGPVRALDTSAAYSAGESERRIGAAIRRAGGLPDGYVLSTKIARDLASGVFDAVQARRSIAESLHRLGLDRVPLLYLHDPEKNDFDQLMAAGGPVDILRELRERGVAQSIGVAGGDLATIERYVRTGYFDVVLTHNRWTLVNRSARPLIDLAASMGLGVVNAAVFGGGILASGTGGSHRYAYREAPAGLLTAIGEMEAACRAHGVPLAAAAIQFSTRDPRIASTIIGASRPERVDQAVALASTPVPDPLWAELDAIATRVDPATLPA; this is encoded by the coding sequence ATGAACGATCCCGACCAACGGCTCCCGACCCGGCCGCTGGGTGCGACCGGCCTGGACATCACCGTACTGACGATCGGCGGCGCACCGCTCGGTTCGATGCCGGGCAACTTCGGCCGCGAGGTACCGCCGGAGACGGGAACCGCCACGGCGCTGGCCGCGATCCGGGGGCCGGTGCGCGCACTGGACACCTCGGCCGCGTACAGCGCGGGTGAGTCCGAACGCCGGATCGGCGCGGCGATCCGCCGCGCCGGCGGGCTACCCGACGGGTACGTCCTGTCGACGAAGATCGCCCGCGACCTCGCCTCCGGGGTGTTCGACGCGGTACAGGCCCGGCGGTCGATCGCGGAGAGCCTGCACCGCCTCGGGCTCGACCGGGTTCCGCTGCTCTACCTGCACGACCCGGAGAAGAACGACTTCGACCAGCTCATGGCAGCTGGTGGACCCGTCGACATACTGCGGGAGCTGCGCGAGCGCGGCGTGGCCCAATCGATCGGCGTCGCCGGTGGTGACCTGGCGACGATCGAGCGGTACGTCCGGACCGGCTACTTCGACGTCGTGCTCACGCACAACCGGTGGACGCTGGTGAACCGGTCCGCCCGACCGCTCATCGACCTCGCCGCGTCGATGGGGCTCGGCGTCGTCAACGCCGCCGTGTTCGGCGGTGGGATCCTCGCCTCGGGCACCGGCGGCTCGCACCGGTACGCGTACCGGGAGGCGCCGGCCGGACTGCTCACGGCGATCGGCGAGATGGAGGCGGCCTGCCGCGCGCACGGGGTGCCGCTGGCCGCCGCCGCGATCCAGTTCTCCACCCGCGACCCGAGGATCGCCAGCACCATCATCGGCGCGTCCCGTCCGGAACGGGTCGACCAGGCCGTCGCGCTCGCCTCGACCCCGGTGCCGGACCCGCTCTGGGCCGAACTGGATGCCATCGCGACCCGCGTCGACCCAGCCACCCTGCCCGCCTGA
- a CDS encoding Gfo/Idh/MocA family protein has protein sequence MSDPCAQPLRVLLFGYGLAGRVFHGPLLAATGDYTIDVIVTSDPDRAAAARADHPGARVVADADAAFAVAGDCDLAVVCTPNDTHVELARRSLDAGLHVVVDKPLALTATEAEGLVEAADAAGRTLTVFQNRRWDGDFLTVRDVLASGELGDVFGFESAFEWWKPEVTDGRKDRALLADGGGILYDLAPHLVDQAILLFGPVRAVHAEVDARRPGAVNDDDVLVSLEHVSGVRSRLWMSSVAAQVRPRFVLRGTRGAYVSFGLDPQESQLEAGSRPGDEDFGVTPRERWGRIGAGADLREVPTRRGSYESYYRELAVALRTGSRPPVDPRDSVAVLRVIEAALD, from the coding sequence GTGTCCGATCCCTGCGCGCAGCCGCTGCGCGTCCTGCTCTTCGGTTACGGCCTGGCGGGCCGGGTGTTCCACGGCCCGCTGCTCGCCGCCACCGGCGACTACACCATCGACGTCATCGTGACGTCCGACCCCGACCGGGCCGCGGCGGCACGCGCCGACCATCCCGGTGCCCGGGTCGTGGCCGACGCCGACGCGGCCTTCGCGGTCGCCGGCGACTGCGACCTCGCGGTCGTCTGCACCCCGAACGACACCCACGTCGAGCTGGCCCGGCGGTCCCTCGACGCGGGGCTGCACGTGGTGGTCGACAAGCCGCTGGCCCTCACCGCGACGGAGGCGGAGGGCCTGGTCGAGGCGGCGGACGCGGCGGGCCGCACCCTCACCGTCTTCCAGAACCGGCGCTGGGACGGTGACTTCCTGACCGTGCGCGACGTGCTCGCCTCCGGCGAACTGGGCGACGTGTTCGGCTTCGAGTCGGCCTTCGAGTGGTGGAAGCCCGAGGTCACCGACGGCCGCAAGGATCGCGCCCTCCTGGCCGACGGTGGGGGGATCCTCTACGACCTCGCGCCGCACCTGGTCGACCAGGCGATCCTGCTGTTCGGGCCGGTCCGCGCGGTGCACGCCGAGGTGGACGCGCGGCGGCCGGGCGCGGTGAACGACGACGACGTACTCGTCAGTCTGGAGCACGTCAGCGGGGTCCGCAGCCGGCTGTGGATGAGCAGCGTGGCCGCCCAGGTACGCCCCCGCTTCGTCCTGCGCGGCACCCGTGGCGCGTACGTGAGCTTCGGGCTCGATCCGCAGGAGTCCCAGCTCGAAGCGGGCAGCCGGCCCGGCGACGAGGACTTCGGGGTGACGCCCCGCGAGCGGTGGGGACGGATCGGGGCGGGTGCCGACCTGCGGGAGGTGCCGACCCGGCGCGGCTCGTACGAGTCCTACTACCGGGAACTCGCCGTTGCGCTGCGTACCGGCTCGCGGCCACCGGTCGACCCGCGCGACAGCGTCGCGGTGCTGCGGGTCATCGAGGCGGCTCTCGACTAG
- a CDS encoding GntR family transcriptional regulator → MHPVPAIDRGSALPFYHQLKLLIVQDIAARGLEPGDRLPGDFELCERYRVSRTVVRQALQELELEGVISRVKGRGTFVADRKTSEGFGHAMIGLFEEDVRGRSGEQTIAVRRLETVAATAAVATELGVAPGSTVVEIERLRMVNEEPWALTITQLPLSIGRFVLDEDLSNVSLYGLLERKYGVQFATGRRSIEAGLASETMAEALRVLPGAPLLILRSLAFDDSGVPLERFAGFHRGDLSRFLVDVHRKQPTE, encoded by the coding sequence GTGCACCCTGTTCCCGCCATCGACCGCGGCTCCGCGCTGCCGTTCTATCACCAGCTCAAGCTGCTGATAGTCCAGGACATCGCGGCCCGTGGGCTCGAACCCGGCGACCGGCTACCCGGCGACTTCGAGCTGTGCGAGCGCTACCGCGTGTCGCGGACCGTCGTACGTCAGGCGCTCCAGGAACTCGAACTCGAAGGGGTCATCTCCCGGGTCAAGGGCCGGGGCACGTTCGTCGCCGACCGCAAGACCTCCGAGGGCTTCGGGCACGCGATGATCGGGCTGTTCGAAGAGGACGTCCGCGGCCGCAGTGGCGAGCAGACGATCGCCGTACGACGGTTGGAGACCGTGGCGGCCACCGCCGCCGTCGCCACCGAACTCGGGGTGGCACCGGGCAGCACCGTGGTCGAGATCGAACGGCTGCGGATGGTCAACGAGGAGCCCTGGGCCCTGACCATCACGCAACTACCGCTGTCCATCGGCAGGTTCGTCCTTGACGAGGACCTGTCGAACGTCTCCCTCTACGGCCTGCTGGAGCGCAAGTACGGCGTCCAGTTCGCCACCGGACGACGGTCGATCGAGGCGGGACTCGCCAGCGAGACAATGGCCGAGGCGTTGCGGGTCCTACCCGGCGCTCCCCTGCTCATCCTGCGGAGCCTGGCGTTCGACGACTCGGGCGTACCGCTCGAACGGTTCGCCGGATTCCATCGGGGCGACCTCAGCCGGTTCCTGGTCGACGTCCACCGCAAGCAGCCCACCGAGTAG